TCGGGGTCAAGGTCCGTCATGAGGATCTCAAGCGTCTCGTCGTTGTGGTTGGCGCCGGGCGTGTTGGCACCCGTGGACGCGACCGAGTACTCGGGCGTCGGCTGGCCGTGTGCCTCCGACTCGGGCGTCAGGGGCGGCGTGAGCGTCTGCCTGGGCGACGTGATGTACAGGTACCAGTGGTCACCGTTCATCTTGCCCACCATGtaggcgctgccgccgccctcgagcgagTCGTCGAGGTACTTGACCTCCTGCTTCCAGCTGCGGTGTgggccgcgctgctcgttGGGGAACAGAAAGTTCTTGCGGCTGTAGAAGACTCGGtacgggacggcggcggcgcggatgtCGCCGACCGAGGCGGCCTTGTGGAAGGGGaagcccgcgtcggcggcagcgatgtGGAGCAGGCGCTGGAGGCCCAGAAGCAGCGTCGTGGTGCCGCATGTCTTGAGGATGAGCTTGTGGGGGAAGACGAACATGCTCGACTCGGACAGCAGGtaggcgtcgacggcctcggacTCGAGGACCGAGAGGATCTTGCAGTTGACCATGTCGAGCATGCCGACCCAGGTGTCCTTGGAGACGCTCTTCAGGCCGTTGGCACGGACGCCGctgggcagcgtcgcggcgctgggggcgAACCAGAcctcgaggagcttctcgGGCCCCTCAAAGGCGCCGCTCGAGTCGAGGTCTGCCGCGACATCATGATTGATAGTCAGGTGCGGGGTCCCCTCGCTGGGAGAAAAAGTGTAGTTGTTGGGGACCGAGAGGTTGACCATGCTGCTTCcggaggcgggcgccagGCGTGAACAGGGACGAAAAGGCTCAGGAAAGGTGTTGACGGTGGTTGTGTTCTTTGCCCGGCCGGCAGAGTCCGCGGAGCACTAGCTGCCACTCAAACAGACCTTGCGGTGTCTGTTTGAGAGAGTAGGCCCACAGGAAGGGTTGGAACCAAAGACGCTGGCGGAAGCCAGCAGCAATGAGCCGTGTGGGAGGAGGCTAACGTCACAGAGGTGGACGTTAAGGGGGTCGGAAGCGGAGGGAGTGGAGGAACAGCTTCTGCGACAGAATGTTGGTCGATTGGAGGGCGGTCCGATACCCGGGGGACAAGTACCGGATCGAGGGGGGCAGAGGAAGCGTCTGCTGCGAGGGCCGAAGCTGAGCAGCGGAGAGGCGGCGAAAAGGctggactggctggctggctggggtggCACGAGGGGTGCTATCCGGGCCTGCGAGAGCGAGACGAACGGTCAGCGCGTTGCACGGAGGAGCGGAGCGgagccatgccatgccatgctatGCGGTGCGGagaggcaaggcgaggcaaggcaaggcgaggcaagcATGGAACCGAGCGAGCTGACGACAGGCAAGCCTCTCGCTGTGGTGGTACTCACTTGGAGGGACGCGAGAAGAGGAAGCGAAGCGGATCAGTCGAGCGCATGAAAGGCGGAGCGACGCAACTCGGGGAGAAGCAGACGgaggggctggcggcggcggcggcgcgtctcaGGCGACGGCCGTCGGGAGTCTCTTGAGCAGAGACAGACGCGGCGTGAAGAAAAAACCGGTATGTTTATGGGCGCATGGGAGCGTGGGGAgtgtcgaggacggcgggtGGAAGGTGAtcgtgtgagtgagtgttGATGTGGGAAGACAAGATTTTTCTCTGCTTCGGGCTGCCCCGCGCCACACTTTACCGGGTACGGAGAGGTAGGTAATAATTATTGGGCGGGCCAATTGCGGTGACGTAGCGGGCCTTGCATTAGTACAgtacgagggcgaggccacgGGTACCTTGGTCGGTATATATACAACCCCGGGATGATCTGTCAATCAACACGAGGCAAGTAACCAATTAATGCAACAAAGAAGAGTTTGTTGACAGCTCAAGTCAATGGGCGATTGTGGGCGGCACGCAGCGACGCCGgctgttgttgtcgtcgttgccttGTCGCGCTACAAAGTTTGTCGCAGGCTTTTTGTGTTGCGACCACTATACTGTAGGTACTAAGCTACGGCGTCCGGTTCCTGGGGATGGACGATCCAATGCTGGTTGCCGTGGGAGGGTGACGGCGCGTGTGGGTGGGACAAAGACGCAGTCCCTGTTGTGCGACGGCCAGCACCTGCACTGCAcgggctggactggactgggcgcagcgcagcgcagcacaccTAGCCACTGTACCTAGTAGGAAAACCGGAACTCGTCAGGGCAACCAGGCACCTCCTCCAGGCTGGGCTTTAGGGCAGGCTCGGGGTGGCACGCCGGCTGGCCActggcgccgcagctgcagcccgcTGGACTGAGGTGATATGCTCCCACTGTGAccgggcagcgcagcgcccaTCCACCCATGCAGAGAGGAGGATGGACGGCCCCGTTTGGGCACAAATCGTGTGCGCGCGGGGCATCGGGTTAGGCCTAACTCTGGTGGGGCCCTGGGGCAATGCAGTTGCATGAGCGATggttggccgccgccacgaccggGCGCCGTGGCCTGGCGCACTATACATCCTGTCACCGGCCTCGTCACACACGCAAACAGAGAAAAAAGACTCGCGAGAATTCGTGCCGCCTTCATTTGGGCGTTCTTGAGCTGCAGCAAATGTGGCTTATGGCCCCGTCAGCGAGTCTGCCGGTTTCCTTCCCACTGCCCGTGTCGGGCGCCTCATCTGGGGGGAAGCTGTGGCCGGCCAGATGCTCGTCCATCCACGTCGCTGCTAGGGCTGTGTTGGCTGTGCGCCTTCGGTTAGGGCATCATCGCTCGATTGCCTGCCTGTCATGTCGGCTCGACGTCGGGAGGCCCTAGCTCCGCGTGCGCTTCACGTTCGTAGACCCCTCGCCGATCAACGAACTgctcgcgcccccccccaacccaGGTACCTGGCCAGCTGGCAATGatcatctcgccgccgtggctggaCCTGCGGGCCGCTGCGACCGCCCTTGCTGAGAGTCTTGGTTCATTCGCTCGTATCTGCAGCCACCCGTTTGTTCATGTCGCTTCCGCCGCGGCAATGCTCTCCCGGAGCGTAGTCGCAATGTCCCGGAAGACGTGGCAGAGCGAGCACGCCGTGTACTTGTTGACCAGCATTTCGCCGCTcccgtcgccctgctgctgctgctgctgcggcgccccctcgtcgagctcgtccgcTCCGACGTCGGCCCCCGAAATGTCCTGCCCGTTGACCCGCGTGCCCACGGGATAGCGCGGCCTCGTGCCCTCCTCGATGAGGGCGATGAACTGCGCGTCCATGGGCACCGACCCCAGAAACGGCACCTTGAactcgtcggccatggcccgcccgccgccggagccaaAGATGTCGGTGCACTCGGAGCAGTGCGGGCAGACGTAGCCGCTCATgttctcgacgacgcccagcacGCGCACGCCCGTCTTGAAGCAAAAGTTGAGCTCCTTGCGCACGTCCGACGTGGACACGgcctgcggcgtcgtcaccaccacggcgccggccacctgcccggcccgcgcctcggcctgcagcgtCTCCACCAGCGAAATGTGCTCGTCGCtcgtgcccggcggcgtGTCGATGAGGAGGTAGTCGGTGTCGGCCCACAGCACGTCGCGCAGGAACTGCCGTatcatggccgtcttcttgGGCCCGCGCCAgaccacggcgtcgccccgGTTCGGCAGTAGGAAGCCCAGGCTCATGGCGTGCAGGCTGCCCACGCCACGGACGGGATCGGCCTCGTGCACCGCAACGGGCGACCAGCCGCCCGGCACCTGCGTGACCTTGGACGACTCGATGGAGAGCATGCGCGGGATCGAGGGCCCGGtgaggtcgacgtcgaggatgcccaCCGAGTGGCCCGCGAGGGAGAGCGAGAGCGCGAGCTgcgtcgtcaccgacgacttgccgacgccgcccttgccggaGAGGACCTGCGCGTGGTATTGTTAGTTGGTTTCGCTTTGTTGTGGTGATGCGTGAGAGGCAAGGTTGCGGGTGCGCACCAGCACGATGTGCTTGACCTTGGCCAGGCTCATGATGTCGGAGGGGCCGCTGGACAGGCTCCCAGGTGTGCCAGGCAAGCAGACGTCGGAGGAGCGGGATTGGCAGGTCGGTGTATGACGGTCGTGATGTCTGGGGGAAACCAGATTTTGCCAAAGGAGAAAGCTGTGCCGTCGGCTCGgagacgtcggcgtcgtgctgaTTTCAAAGCAGCCGAGTGCACTTCATCCGGGCAATATGGATGGACGGAATTGCGCCGATGGGCGGAGGGGCCGCCACCACAGCGGTAGTGGGGTGCACTGCTCCAGGCTGCTCTTGCCATTGCATCAGCGCCCGTGACTGAAGCGGGCCCCCCGCGAGGGGTCCTGTCCAGTGGGGGAATGGGCAATTGCTCAGTGGCGGAGAAGGCTCTTCGGCCCGCCGTTCCCGCCCTGTGGATTGCTTGCCTCTTTGGGAGCCTGCAGAGCCCTCACTCCAATTGCTGGACCAAAGCGATCAGATAGTCCAGGCCAGCACCtcctaaccctaaccctaaaCCTTCATCAACCCTCAACATGATCGTCTCGCGCCTTGTTACATCACATCACAGATCGTCGCATGCCCATACAAAGCAGTTTGACAGAGAACAGCCGCGTTTTATTTTCTCAGTCGTATCCTGTGTCGCTTTTATTCTCGCGCCCACGACTCCCGATTGCTCTAGAGCGCCTTCGCGTGTGTCGCTCTAtatccttgtccttgtcttTCATGCCTGCTGTCTTGTGACTCTTTGTAtgtctcgcccgccctgtATCATGCATGCCCCAAACGCCCCAGGGTATAACCAAGCGGTCCTGCCGGCTCGGTCGACAAATCAACAACTCCCCGCCTCCCCATGTGCCGCGGGCCTCGTCATCATAACAGAACGTGAAGGGCTATTTTCGTTGCCAGTGAGGGTATCCGCTGCCGCATGCGCACAACGCATCATAAGCACATCCATGCTATGCATATAacaaaaagaagaaaaagaaaagagcTGGTAGCCGTGACGACTCTCAGCCGCCGAAATCGCCCATCATTTTGGGTTCAATCGGCTGAGAATTGGGTCCTCCGCTtcgggcggtgatggcggtcTACTCTTTCACCTCCTTGGAGGACACAAACTCGACGCTGCCCTTTTCAAAGACGACAATGGGTCGGTTCCGCGTCCCGTGGCCGAGCACGGTGCCCTtttcgcccgccgctgcggccgccgtaCCGCGCAGCGGGCTGACGAACCTCACAATGGGCCCGCCCCCGACCGTGAAGCCGATGAGTTCGGCCTCGTGttgcgcctcctcgtccccgaTGCTCTCCTCGCTCGGCGATGCATGTATCGTGTTTCTGCGGTGGCTAGTCAGTGGACGTTGCTATACCTCCTCAACTGTCCAAGCGGTATCTTGGGGACGGGGGGAGGAACggaagagaaaaaaaaacacgTACGCTTGGCTCACTGTCGGTGTCCCGACAATGCTCGGTAATGTCCGACTGCGCTTCACGTTCTTTATCCTCTTCTTGGTGCAGTCGTGGAAGAGGTGCATGAACCCGGCAATGACGAGCACGGGCGTCCCCAACGCGAGAGCCCACGGCCTGCGAAACACACACCGTCAGCACAAATATGCACACTCCCAATCTTTGCCTGCTTGGATTTTGATTTTGATTTTgaccgcccccccccattGGAGGACGCCAAGCGCGTGGTGACGGTACGTACGGGTGCTTGCTGTCCCTTAGGGAATGCAGCATGGCGAGGATGGTGCCGACAATGGCGACCAGCGAGCCGACCTGCACCATGGCCCACGTCGACCAGAAGAGCGGCATGAGTGGCTCCCCGTCGCAGAACTGCACCGCCAGGAGGGCAAAGGcctccatgacgacgaggacggtcgagacgccgacggagccgagggcgatgagtATGTACGTCCGTATGCTCTTGGCTCGCTGTCTCGTCTGCGGGCCGTGGTTCTCCAGCGTTTGTTGGGCCCTACATgaagcacacacacaccatGTTAGTTTTCCCAGTGCCAGCTGTTTCAAGTTTTGTTTGTGGGCAAACATCGGAtgtgaggaagaagaagaaaaaaggaGCAGTTAactggctggcggcgtaCTTGGTGTATATCCATGCCGCGAAGAACAGCACGCCCAGGTTGACGACAAACAGAACCCAGTAGATGACCTGGAACTGCCACATGGACATGTGAGAGGCGAACTCGGCATAGTGCTTGCACAAGGCAGGATCTGGCCCGTAGCTGCCGACCATTGTCGCGGCCGACTCTCTGTAGTATTCGTGTTGGAAGGCTGTTTGATGTCGCCACGGTGATGTATCGTCCAGCGGATGTCGAGTTGAGAGACTGGGAGAGTGTGTTCGGCTCCGGGAGGTGTTGAGATGGGTTTCGGCCGAGAGAGGGTCTCTACAGACGTATAACCCAGATCCAAGCACTCTTGAACTGGCGGCCAGGGGGCGTGACCCAAGCCCTTTAATACTTGCAAACCGTAGTAGTTGTAGCAGCAGCTGTAGTAGTAGATATAAGCATCTTGCTAAACTAGCACGGATGGGCTTGGCTTCAATGTGGTACACTCGGGGGTCATGGGGAGGCAGTACGTAGTGGCATCGACAGGGACCATGACCGCTTACGTCGACCCCGACGCTTCCAAATCGAGCGAGCACAACTGGAGGTGGTCAATgatgcagccgccgcccccctttcccccctccctccggACTGGCACTGGACTGGACGACGCGCAATCCCAAGCCAGGCATGTGTCCGCCAAGCCTCGAAAGGTCTCGTCAAAAtgtgcccgacgacggcggtgccagCATTAGCGGACATGGATGGGTGCATGTgggtggggggagggcaagAAGCGTGAACAATACCTGAGGGCTATGTGAGACATGACGGGCGCTGCCTGGAATTGCGCATtgcccggcagcggcgtcctTCAAGGGAagggcaaaaaaaaaaaactaAACTAAAAAGACTCGGACCGCTGGGGACGGCTGAGACAGCGAGATCTTGGCATACAGGGCAGGTAGTcaggcagacaggcaagCAGTCGACGTTTTGACAGAGACAGCGGACAAAGGCATTGATTTGCGCGGGGCGTTTTACTGCGTACTAAGGCTCTAGAACTGCACTGTCAGTGCAGTGCATTTCTCTTGCAACACGACTG
The genomic region above belongs to Purpureocillium takamizusanense chromosome 5, complete sequence and contains:
- the SPE2 gene encoding Adenosylmethionine decarboxylase (EggNog:ENOG503NUFX~BUSCO:EOG09263LNF~COG:T) gives rise to the protein MVNLSVPNNYTFSPSEGTPHLTINHDVAADLDSSGAFEGPEKLLEVWFAPSAATLPSGVRANGLKSVSKDTWVGMLDMVNCKILSVLESEAVDAYLLSESSMFVFPHKLILKTCGTTTLLLGLQRLLHIAAADAGFPFHKAASVGDIRAAAVPYRVFYSRKNFLFPNEQRGPHRSWKQEVKYLDDSLEGGGSAYMVGKMNGDHWYLYITSPRQTLTPPLTPESEAHGQPTPEYSVASTGANTPGANHNDETLEILMTDLDPENAKQFFLSDASAVATDKMAAQAREARQAAVDSLGDLSTPPDEVDVFENCGDSDLDEAKAKLTSATQELTAEELTTEGHALGTVVSDNCGLSQVYPTSVYPDARVDAYLFSPCGFSANGVIPAPASAEADPHNSTHYFTVHVTPEPGFSYASFETNVPSGQNGRTTAEIIEHVVSIFRPGRFSVTLFEAKGRGANPYGMGDGTLKNLAMQRLVDPVRGYRRVDRIVHDFEDYDLVFRFYERDDWLGDKSARVGEVNM
- the CFD1 gene encoding cytosolic Fe-S cluster assembly factor cfd1 (EggNog:ENOG503NVQZ~COG:D), encoding MSLAKVKHIVLVLSGKGGVGKSSVTTQLALSLSLAGHSVGILDVDLTGPSIPRMLSIESSKVTQVPGGWSPVAVHEADPVRGVGSLHAMSLGFLLPNRGDAVVWRGPKKTAMIRQFLRDVLWADTDYLLIDTPPGTSDEHISLVETLQAEARAGQVAGAVVVTTPQAVSTSDVRKELNFCFKTGVRVLGVVENMSGYVCPHCSECTDIFGSGGGRAMADEFKVPFLGSVPMDAQFIALIEEGTRPRYPVGTRVNGQDISGADVGADELDEGAPQQQQQQGDGSGEMLVNKYTACSLCHVFRDIATTLRESIAAAEAT
- a CDS encoding uncharacterized protein (EggNog:ENOG503P698~TransMembrane:4 (o29-49i70-97o109-132i144-162o)); translation: MVGSYGPDPALCKHYAEFASHMSMWQFQVIYWVLFVVNLGVLFFAAWIYTKAQQTLENHGPQTRQRAKSIRTYILIALGSVGVSTVLVVMEAFALLAVQFCDGEPLMPLFWSTWAMVQVGSLVAIVGTILAMLHSLRDSKHPPWALALGTPVLVIAGFMHLFHDCTKKRIKNVKRSRTLPSIVGTPTVSQANTIHASPSEESIGDEEAQHEAELIGFTVGGGPIVRFVSPLRGTAAAAAGEKGTVLGHGTRNRPIVVFEKGSVEFVSSKEVKE